Within the Pseudomonas putida genome, the region CCGCTGTGGCTGGACTCCCTTGGCCTGATTATCGCCAGCCGCGCCGGCATCGGCCTGGCCGAAGCCGGCATCATGACCTGCTGCACCACACTGATGGGGGACTACTTCGAGGGCCAACGCCGGGAGCGGCTGTTTGCCCTGCAAATGGTGGCCACGTCGCTGTCAGCCGCCTTGTTCATGGGCCTGGGCGGAGCACTGGGTGAAAACGGTTGGCGTACGCCGTTCGCGCTGTATGCCGTAGGCGTGCTGTGCCTGCCGCTGATGGCCTGGCTGTTATGGGAACCGCAGGCCCGCCGTGTCGAGCCTCGACATGGCGGGGCTTCACGCTTCCCCTGGGCCGCCCTGGCGCCGATCTACCTGCTGACAGGCCTGGCGGGTGTGAGCCTGTTCATCGTTCCGGTGCAAGTCGGCTACCTGCTGCAACTGCTGCATGTGGATGCACCGCAGCAGGTGGGCCTGACCATGGGCGCCAACCAACTCGGCGTGCTGGCCGGGGCACTGGCCTTCCGCTTGCTGGCCAGCCAGCCAGCGGGGCGTCTGCTGGCGCTGGGGTTTGCCACGGCGGGGCTTGGCGGTGGCCTGATGGCGCTTTCCACCAGCCACGCAGTGGTGGTGGTGGCCGTGCTGATCAATGGCCTGGGCGTTGGCCTGCTGCTGCCCTGCCTCATCAGCCAGGTCATGCAGCACGTCGGTTTCGACCAGCGCGGCCGGGCCACGGGCGGGTTCACCGCCGCGATCTTCGCCGGTGAATTCATCAGCCCGCTGCTGGTACTCGCGCTGACTGGCGGCGCGGCGCCGCAGCTGCCGCAGGCGTTGCTGCTGGTTGCGCTCAGCCAACTGGTCCTGGCGCCGCTGTGCCTGCTGTTGTTGCGGCGCGCCCGTGGCGCGGGCGCAGTGGGTGCACTGTGAACGATCAGCTTTGCAACACAGGCCCAGGTGCCGGCCCTGGCACTGGCCACTGTAATTGACAGGAGACAACATGCAGTCACTTCCAACCTTCAAACGCGTCGTCACCG harbors:
- a CDS encoding MFS transporter → MAAERTSGRAQALLLLFGSCLPVLGAVLIAPVLPRMQLHFSAAPGVAVLVPIVLTLPALVIALAAPWAGMLADRVGRRALLLASMLLYSVCGVLPLWLDSLGLIIASRAGIGLAEAGIMTCCTTLMGDYFEGQRRERLFALQMVATSLSAALFMGLGGALGENGWRTPFALYAVGVLCLPLMAWLLWEPQARRVEPRHGGASRFPWAALAPIYLLTGLAGVSLFIVPVQVGYLLQLLHVDAPQQVGLTMGANQLGVLAGALAFRLLASQPAGRLLALGFATAGLGGGLMALSTSHAVVVVAVLINGLGVGLLLPCLISQVMQHVGFDQRGRATGGFTAAIFAGEFISPLLVLALTGGAAPQLPQALLLVALSQLVLAPLCLLLLRRARGAGAVGAL